One Pseudomonas muyukensis DNA segment encodes these proteins:
- a CDS encoding aminopeptidase P family protein has product MNSQSPLHESVPARLARVREAMAREGVAALLVPSADPHLSEYLPGYWQGRQWLSGFEGSVGTLVVTADFAGLWADSRYWEQANKELAGSGIELMKLRPGQPGALEWLGAKVDGTVAVDGAVMAVAAARQLSERLQARGAKLRTDIDLLTEAWSGRPSLPGNPVYQHLPPHATVNRAQKLADLRGTLQEKGADWHFIATLDDIAWLFNLRGSDVSYNPVFVSFALVSQDKAYLFVGREKVDGHLRQVLAADGIEVRDYVAVGDALSAIPATASLLVDPARVTRGLLDHLHEQVRLVESINPTTLSKSRKGEGDLAHIRQAMEQDGAALCEFFAWFEAHQGQARITELTIDEQLSAARARRPGYVSLSFSTIAAYNANGAMPHYRATEASHAVIEGDGLLLIDSGGQYLGGTTDITRMVPIGEPSQAQKADCSRVLKGMIALSRARFPRGILSPLLDAIARAPIWADRVDYGHGTGHGVGYFMNVHEGPQVIAYQAAPAPQTAMQPGMISSIEPGTYRPGEWGVRIENLVVNREAGSSEFGDFLEFETLTLCPIDTRCLLVEALGSEDIAWLNRYHQTVRERLAPLLSGDALAWLERRTAPI; this is encoded by the coding sequence ATGAACAGTCAGTCCCCGCTTCACGAATCCGTACCGGCGCGGCTTGCCCGCGTGCGCGAGGCCATGGCCCGGGAGGGCGTTGCTGCCCTGCTGGTGCCCTCGGCCGACCCGCATCTGTCCGAGTACCTGCCTGGCTATTGGCAGGGGCGGCAATGGTTGTCCGGTTTCGAGGGGTCGGTGGGCACGCTGGTGGTCACGGCGGATTTCGCTGGACTCTGGGCTGACAGTCGCTATTGGGAACAAGCGAACAAGGAGCTGGCCGGCAGTGGCATCGAGCTCATGAAGCTGCGGCCCGGTCAGCCAGGCGCGTTGGAGTGGTTGGGTGCAAAGGTCGACGGTACCGTGGCGGTGGATGGTGCGGTCATGGCAGTGGCCGCTGCCCGCCAGTTAAGCGAGCGTCTGCAGGCGCGGGGCGCAAAGCTGCGTACGGATATCGATCTGCTGACCGAGGCCTGGAGCGGCCGGCCATCGTTGCCGGGCAATCCGGTGTACCAGCACCTGCCACCGCATGCGACCGTCAATCGTGCGCAAAAGCTTGCCGATCTGCGGGGCACCCTGCAGGAAAAAGGCGCCGACTGGCATTTCATTGCCACGCTCGACGATATCGCCTGGCTGTTCAATTTGCGTGGCAGCGACGTTTCCTACAACCCCGTGTTCGTCTCTTTCGCGTTGGTCAGCCAGGACAAGGCGTATCTGTTCGTCGGGCGCGAAAAGGTCGATGGGCACTTGCGTCAGGTATTGGCGGCCGATGGTATCGAGGTCCGTGACTACGTAGCGGTCGGCGACGCGCTGTCGGCGATTCCGGCCACGGCCAGCCTGCTGGTGGATCCGGCGCGGGTCACCCGTGGGCTGCTGGATCACCTGCATGAGCAGGTGCGGCTGGTCGAGAGCATCAATCCGACGACCTTGAGCAAGTCGCGCAAGGGTGAAGGGGATCTCGCCCATATCCGCCAGGCCATGGAGCAGGACGGTGCGGCGCTGTGCGAGTTCTTCGCCTGGTTCGAAGCGCATCAAGGGCAGGCGCGGATCACCGAGCTGACCATCGACGAGCAACTGAGCGCGGCGCGGGCGCGCCGCCCTGGCTACGTGTCGCTGAGCTTCTCGACGATTGCCGCCTACAACGCTAATGGCGCGATGCCGCATTACCGCGCCACCGAAGCATCCCACGCCGTGATCGAGGGCGATGGCCTGTTGCTGATCGATTCAGGTGGCCAATATCTCGGTGGTACGACCGACATTACCCGCATGGTGCCGATCGGCGAGCCGAGCCAGGCGCAAAAGGCCGACTGCTCGAGGGTACTCAAGGGCATGATCGCCTTGTCGCGGGCGCGTTTCCCCCGGGGCATCCTTTCGCCACTGCTCGATGCCATTGCCCGGGCGCCGATCTGGGCCGACCGGGTCGACTATGGACACGGCACCGGCCATGGTGTCGGCTACTTCATGAATGTGCACGAAGGGCCGCAGGTGATTGCCTACCAGGCCGCCCCGGCGCCGCAGACGGCGATGCAGCCGGGGATGATCAGCTCGATCGAGCCGGGTACCTACCGGCCGGGGGAGTGGGGCGTGCGCATCGAGAACCTGGTGGTCAATCGCGAGGCCGGTAGCAGCGAGTTTGGTGATTTCCTCGAGTTCGAAACGCTGACCCTGTGCCCGATCGATACGCGCTGCCTGTTGGTCGAGGCGCTCGGCAGCGAGGACATCGCCTGGTTGAATCGCTATCACCAGACGGTGCGCGAACGCCTGGCCCCATTGCTGAGCGGGGACGCGTTGGCATGGTTGGAGCGACGTACCGCGCCGATCTGA
- a CDS encoding DUF3182 family protein translates to MPHSREPKSAVVLLDTLEYTPEHERATQLRIAEYLARLLGIECVAPTLLPDAEACCYYVPSETLVDPARQAMLGIQDENDLFGGAVSHPHLATKAISHPVPADASFPPGWTDAFAQQACDALLRGYTVFSKGDARRATELLLREGPVRIKPVLACAGRGQQVITDAQALEPLLEGMDEQTLALWGLVLEEDLADVETFSVGQVRVAGLTLSYHGIQHLTRDHAGTEVYGGSDLVLVRGDYQKLLQLPLADHLRLAITQATAYEQAAERYFPGFIASRRNYDIARGRDSHGHLRSGVLEQSWRLGGASPAEVLALTAFAEDPALQRLCASTHEVFGRARLPADATLFYQGHDSELGQLSKYARIRDHDHRE, encoded by the coding sequence ATGCCCCACTCCCGCGAACCGAAAAGCGCCGTCGTACTGCTCGACACCCTCGAATACACACCCGAACACGAGCGGGCGACCCAACTGAGGATCGCCGAGTACCTGGCACGTCTGTTGGGCATCGAGTGCGTCGCGCCAACGCTTCTGCCCGACGCCGAAGCATGCTGTTACTACGTACCGAGCGAAACCCTGGTCGATCCGGCGCGTCAGGCGATGCTCGGCATCCAGGACGAGAACGACCTTTTTGGCGGAGCCGTCAGTCATCCGCACCTCGCTACCAAGGCCATCTCCCACCCAGTGCCTGCCGACGCCAGCTTCCCGCCCGGCTGGACCGATGCGTTTGCACAGCAAGCCTGCGATGCCCTGCTCCGTGGCTATACGGTGTTTTCCAAAGGTGACGCCCGCCGGGCGACCGAGCTGCTGCTGCGCGAGGGACCGGTACGCATCAAGCCGGTGCTGGCCTGCGCCGGTCGGGGCCAGCAGGTCATCACCGACGCCCAGGCCCTGGAGCCGTTGCTGGAGGGCATGGACGAACAGACGCTGGCACTGTGGGGCCTGGTCCTGGAGGAAGACCTCGCCGACGTCGAGACCTTCAGCGTCGGTCAGGTCCGCGTCGCAGGGCTGACCCTCAGCTACCACGGCATCCAGCACCTGACCCGCGACCACGCGGGCACCGAAGTGTACGGCGGCTCCGATCTGGTGCTCGTGCGCGGCGACTACCAGAAATTGCTGCAATTACCGCTTGCGGATCACCTACGCCTGGCCATCACCCAGGCGACGGCCTACGAACAGGCCGCCGAACGTTACTTCCCCGGATTTATCGCTTCACGTCGTAACTATGACATCGCCCGCGGTCGTGACAGCCACGGCCATCTGCGCAGTGGCGTGCTCGAACAATCCTGGCGCCTGGGTGGCGCCAGTCCGGCCGAGGTCCTGGCATTGACGGCCTTTGCCGAGGATCCGGCGCTGCAGCGGCTATGCGCATCGACCCACGAGGTGTTCGGCCGGGCGCGACTGCCCGCCGACGCCACGCTGTTCTACCAGGGGCATGACAGTGAACTCGGACAACTCAGCAAATATGCACGGATACGCGACCATGACCATCGAGAGTGA
- a CDS encoding alpha/beta hydrolase family protein codes for MTIESENIELQVEGETIAGTLVSPGSRMPGILFVHGWGGSQQRDLARARQITGLGCVCMTFDLRGHEKTESQRLTVTREQNLDDLLAAYDRLAGHPSVDPSAIAVIGSSYGGYLATLLSTRRAVKWLALRVPALYWDDEWNTPKQGLDRQRLSAYRLRSLGPADNRALAACAEFGGDVLLVESEQDDYVPHSTLMSYRSAFVSAHSMTHRLVDGADHALSSEQSQKAYSAILAAWIGEMVIGARLDRYPHYAPWYA; via the coding sequence ATGACCATCGAGAGTGAAAACATCGAACTGCAGGTCGAAGGCGAAACCATCGCCGGCACCCTGGTCAGCCCCGGCAGCCGCATGCCGGGCATCCTTTTCGTGCATGGCTGGGGCGGCAGCCAGCAACGCGACCTTGCCCGCGCCCGGCAGATCACCGGGCTGGGCTGTGTGTGCATGACCTTCGACCTGCGCGGTCACGAAAAAACCGAAAGCCAGCGCCTGACCGTCACCCGCGAACAGAACCTCGACGACTTGCTGGCCGCCTACGACCGCCTGGCCGGCCACCCCTCGGTAGACCCCAGCGCCATCGCCGTGATCGGCAGCAGCTACGGCGGTTACCTGGCGACACTGCTGAGCACCCGTCGGGCCGTGAAGTGGCTGGCGCTGCGGGTGCCGGCGCTGTACTGGGACGATGAGTGGAACACGCCCAAGCAGGGCCTCGACCGCCAACGCCTGAGCGCCTATCGCCTGCGCAGCCTGGGCCCGGCCGACAACCGCGCCCTGGCGGCCTGCGCCGAATTCGGCGGCGACGTGCTGCTGGTGGAGTCGGAGCAGGACGACTACGTGCCGCACAGTACACTGATGAGCTACCGCTCGGCCTTCGTCAGCGCCCATTCGATGACCCATCGCCTGGTCGATGGCGCCGACCATGCGCTGTCCAGCGAACAGAGCCAGAAGGCCTACAGCGCGATCCTCGCTGCCTGGATCGGCGAGATGGTCATCGGTGCCCGCCTCGACCGCTACCCGCACTACGCGCCCTGGTACGCCTGA
- a CDS encoding antibiotic biosynthesis monooxygenase, translated as MAANTHSLWFTQMIEYNVPALRQEALAEALVSRSEQLAQRCAGLLNVSIQVSDDGQRVLQHLQWQSRQAWAAAAGYFVEEPFLDLLCQHQARGVNFAAYQTLRSLVRGADGGLHCQVGAAQAYQGA; from the coding sequence ATGGCGGCCAACACCCATTCCCTGTGGTTCACCCAGATGATCGAGTACAACGTGCCCGCGCTGCGCCAGGAGGCGCTGGCCGAGGCCCTGGTCAGCCGTAGCGAGCAGTTGGCGCAGCGCTGCGCCGGGCTGCTGAATGTCAGTATCCAGGTCAGTGACGACGGCCAGCGGGTGCTGCAGCACCTGCAGTGGCAGTCACGCCAGGCCTGGGCGGCGGCGGCGGGCTATTTCGTCGAGGAGCCGTTCCTCGACCTGTTGTGCCAGCACCAGGCCCGCGGGGTGAACTTCGCCGCCTACCAGACACTGCGCAGCCTGGTGCGCGGCGCCGATGGCGGCTTGCATTGCCAGGTTGGCGCGGCTCAGGCGTACCAGGGCGCGTAG
- the soxR gene encoding redox-sensitive transcriptional activator SoxR, which translates to MKSPSSQDRLLSVGQLAARSGVAVTALHFYETKGLIHSTRNAGNQRRYPRAVLRRVAVIKMAQRLGIPLGDIARALDTLPCDHTPTAGDWQRLSAQWREDLTRRIDEMLMLRDQLDGCIGCGCMSLKECPLRNHHDRLADEGPGPHPPSQA; encoded by the coding sequence ATGAAATCGCCCTCCTCCCAGGACCGCCTGCTCAGCGTCGGTCAACTGGCGGCCCGCAGCGGCGTGGCGGTGACCGCCCTGCATTTTTATGAAACCAAGGGGCTGATCCACAGTACCCGCAATGCCGGCAACCAGCGCCGCTACCCGCGGGCGGTGTTGCGCCGGGTGGCGGTGATCAAGATGGCCCAGCGCCTGGGTATTCCCCTGGGCGACATCGCCAGGGCCTTGGATACCCTGCCCTGCGACCACACCCCCACCGCCGGGGACTGGCAGCGCCTGTCGGCGCAATGGCGCGAGGACCTGACCCGGCGCATCGACGAAATGCTCATGCTGCGTGACCAGCTCGACGGCTGTATTGGCTGTGGCTGCATGTCGCTCAAAGAGTGCCCGCTGCGCAATCATCATGACCGGCTGGCCGACGAAGGCCCAGGGCCGCATCCGCCCAGCCAGGCCTGA
- a CDS encoding GlxA family transcriptional regulator — translation MTAKTDSLEIGVLCYPGAQSAAVHGMTDLFAVANRVAGQLGDHDLPALRVSHWQLEASGQLQVIADTHPGPGHALRALMIPPSLAATPSAELLQAHRVALCALHAQGVVLASVCIGVFLIAGSGLLDGRPACTHWNYAQALSERFPQVRVQGSQPLLDDGDIVTSAGLMAWTDLGLHLIERFVGHGLARETARYLSVEPAPAPLPGALFQPRLEHGDEAVLKVQHWLQGEEARAASLADMARCAGLEPRTFLRRFRAATGLRPTEYAQQVRVGRACRLLEFTRRNVEQIAWGVGYQDPGAFRKVFQRLTGMTPSDYRRRFAVVCG, via the coding sequence ATGACGGCAAAAACTGACAGCCTGGAAATCGGCGTGCTGTGCTACCCCGGCGCGCAAAGTGCGGCCGTGCACGGCATGACCGACCTGTTCGCGGTGGCCAATCGGGTGGCCGGGCAGCTGGGCGATCACGACCTGCCGGCGCTTCGGGTCAGCCATTGGCAGCTCGAGGCCAGTGGGCAGTTGCAGGTGATCGCGGATACGCACCCTGGCCCCGGGCATGCCCTGCGCGCGCTGATGATCCCGCCGAGCCTGGCGGCCACGCCATCGGCCGAGTTGCTGCAGGCCCATCGCGTGGCGCTGTGTGCGCTGCATGCCCAGGGCGTGGTGCTGGCTTCGGTGTGCATCGGCGTGTTCCTCATCGCCGGCAGCGGCCTGCTCGATGGACGCCCGGCATGCACCCACTGGAACTACGCCCAGGCCTTGAGCGAGCGCTTTCCCCAGGTGCGGGTGCAGGGGAGTCAGCCACTGCTCGATGATGGCGATATCGTCACCTCGGCGGGGCTGATGGCCTGGACCGATCTGGGGCTGCACCTTATCGAGCGTTTCGTCGGCCATGGCCTGGCCCGCGAAACCGCGCGCTACCTGTCGGTCGAACCCGCGCCCGCGCCGTTGCCGGGGGCGCTGTTCCAGCCCCGGCTGGAGCATGGCGATGAGGCGGTGCTGAAGGTTCAGCATTGGCTGCAAGGCGAAGAAGCTCGCGCAGCCAGCCTGGCGGACATGGCGCGTTGCGCGGGCCTGGAGCCACGCACCTTCCTGCGCCGTTTTCGCGCCGCCACCGGCCTGCGTCCCACCGAATATGCCCAGCAGGTCCGGGTGGGTCGCGCTTGTCGCTTGCTGGAGTTCACCCGGCGCAACGTCGAGCAGATCGCCTGGGGCGTCGGCTACCAGGACCCTGGCGCCTTTCGCAAGGTGTTCCAGCGCCTGACCGGGATGACCCCCAGCGACTACCGGCGACGGTTCGCGGTGGTCTGCGGCTGA
- a CDS encoding cysteine hydrolase family protein produces the protein MSKQALIIIDIQNDYFPGGKWTLDGADAAADNAARLLAKARERGDLVVHVRHEFANSDAPFFAPGSTGAQIHPKVAPAAGEPVVLKQQVNAFRDTELKALLDQYGITTLSIVGSMSHMCIDAAVRAAADFGYAVKVAHDACATLALDFAGKQVPAAQIQATSMAALAFAYAEVVSTDELLHA, from the coding sequence ATGAGCAAGCAGGCCCTGATCATCATCGATATCCAGAACGACTACTTCCCCGGCGGCAAATGGACCCTGGACGGTGCCGACGCCGCCGCCGACAACGCAGCGCGCCTGCTGGCCAAAGCGCGTGAACGGGGTGATCTGGTGGTGCATGTGCGCCATGAGTTCGCCAACAGCGATGCGCCGTTCTTCGCCCCGGGCTCGACGGGGGCGCAGATCCACCCCAAGGTGGCACCGGCGGCGGGTGAGCCGGTGGTGCTCAAGCAGCAGGTGAACGCCTTTCGCGACACCGAGCTCAAGGCGCTGCTCGATCAGTACGGCATTACCACCCTGAGCATCGTTGGCAGCATGAGCCATATGTGTATCGATGCGGCCGTACGCGCCGCGGCGGACTTCGGTTACGCCGTCAAGGTGGCCCACGATGCCTGCGCCACCCTGGCCCTGGACTTCGCTGGCAAGCAGGTGCCGGCGGCGCAGATACAGGCCACGTCGATGGCGGCGCTGGCCTTTGCCTATGCCGAAGTGGTGAGCACCGACGAGCTGCTGCACGCCTGA
- a CDS encoding helix-turn-helix domain-containing protein, translated as MHKDSEHRASVLQHVSQNVRRLRGDAGLSQSALAERSGVSRRMLVAIEAGEKNVSLTTLDLIAEALGVAFSTLIQAPERRDPSRIDELAWAGEHPASRAVLLGSSPARREVELWEWTLAPGECYASEADAAGWSEQIYVAEGCLTLIIEGGERQLAQGEFFVFPSDCRYAYRNDGEVSVRFVRNVVI; from the coding sequence GTGCACAAAGATTCCGAGCACCGGGCTTCGGTGTTGCAGCATGTCAGCCAGAACGTTCGCCGCCTGCGTGGCGATGCTGGCCTGAGCCAGAGCGCCCTGGCCGAGCGTTCCGGGGTCAGCCGGCGAATGCTGGTGGCCATCGAGGCGGGCGAGAAGAATGTCAGCCTGACCACCCTCGACCTGATCGCCGAAGCGCTGGGGGTGGCCTTCAGTACGTTGATCCAGGCGCCGGAGCGCCGAGACCCCAGCCGTATCGACGAGCTGGCCTGGGCTGGCGAGCACCCCGCCAGCCGAGCGGTATTGCTGGGCAGCAGCCCGGCACGGCGTGAGGTGGAGCTGTGGGAGTGGACCCTGGCGCCTGGCGAATGCTACGCCAGCGAAGCCGACGCGGCCGGCTGGAGCGAGCAGATCTACGTGGCCGAAGGCTGCCTGACCCTGATCATAGAAGGCGGCGAGCGGCAGTTGGCGCAGGGCGAGTTCTTTGTCTTCCCCAGCGATTGCCGCTACGCCTACCGCAATGACGGCGAGGTAAGCGTGCGTTTTGTCCGCAACGTGGTGATCTGA
- a CDS encoding DMT family transporter produces MSQSAPHTAAVTFRLSKAELVLVFITMLWGGTFLIVHNVMTVSGPMFFVGLRFAAAALFVGLVSARSLAGLTFTELKAGLLIGVSIMLGYGLQTMGLQTISSSQSAFITALYVPFVPLLQWLVLGRRPGLMPSIGIGLAFVGLMLLAGPEGGSLHFSEGELVTLVSAVAIAGEIILISRYAGKVDVRRVTVVQLATASALAFLMIVPTQERIADFSWLLVASAVGLGAMSAVIQVAMNWAQKSVSPTRATLIYAGEPVWAGIVGRIAGERLPGVALIGGLLIVLAVVVSELKIRRQDPADALQDDEPRQREAGL; encoded by the coding sequence ATGAGCCAGAGCGCCCCCCACACCGCCGCCGTCACCTTCCGCCTGAGCAAGGCCGAACTGGTGCTGGTGTTCATCACCATGCTCTGGGGCGGCACCTTCCTCATCGTGCACAACGTCATGACCGTCAGCGGGCCGATGTTCTTCGTCGGCCTGCGCTTCGCCGCCGCCGCCCTGTTCGTCGGGCTGGTTTCGGCACGCTCGTTGGCGGGGTTGACCTTCACCGAGCTCAAGGCCGGTTTGCTCATCGGCGTGTCGATCATGCTCGGCTACGGCCTGCAGACCATGGGTCTGCAAACCATCAGCAGCAGCCAGTCGGCCTTCATCACCGCGCTGTACGTGCCATTCGTGCCGCTGCTGCAATGGCTGGTGCTGGGGCGTCGCCCGGGGCTGATGCCAAGCATCGGCATCGGCCTGGCGTTCGTCGGCCTGATGCTGCTGGCCGGCCCCGAGGGCGGCTCGCTGCATTTCAGCGAGGGCGAACTGGTGACCCTGGTCAGCGCCGTGGCGATCGCCGGCGAGATCATCCTGATCAGCCGCTACGCCGGCAAGGTGGACGTGCGTCGGGTCACCGTGGTGCAACTGGCCACCGCCTCGGCGCTGGCGTTCCTGATGATCGTGCCGACCCAGGAGCGCATTGCCGATTTCTCCTGGCTGCTGGTAGCCAGCGCCGTGGGCCTGGGGGCGATGAGCGCGGTGATCCAGGTGGCGATGAACTGGGCGCAGAAGTCGGTTTCGCCGACCCGCGCCACGCTGATCTATGCCGGCGAGCCGGTATGGGCCGGGATTGTCGGGCGTATTGCCGGCGAGCGCCTGCCAGGCGTGGCCCTGATCGGCGGCCTGCTGATCGTGCTGGCCGTGGTGGTGAGTGAGTTGAAGATTCGCCGTCAGGATCCAGCCGACGCCTTGCAGGACGATGAGCCGCGTCAGCGCGAGGCGGGACTGTAG
- a CDS encoding monovalent cation/H+ antiporter subunit A — protein MSLIVLLLLPFVGSCLAAVLPHNARNAESILAGLVALVGTVQVALLYPQVAHGGVIREELLWLPSLGMNLVLRMDGFAWLFSLLVLGIGTLVSLYARYYMSPQDPVPRFFAFFLAFMGAMLGLVISGNLIQLVFFWELTSLFSFLLIGYWHHRADARRGAYMALMVTGAGGLCLLVGALLLGHVVGSYDLDKVLAAGDTIRQHALYPVLLPLILLGALSKSAQFPFQFWLPHAMAAPTPVSAYLHSATMVKAGVFLLARLWPVLSGSEEWFWIVGGAGAATLLLGAFAAMFQNDLKGLLAYSTISHLGLITLLLGLNSPLAAVAAVFHILNHATFKASLFMAAGIIDHESGTRDIRRLSGLFRLVPFTATLAMVASASMAGVPLMNGFLSKEMFFAETVFISSTAWVEAALPVIATLAGTFSVAYALRFTVDVFFGPPAQDLPHTPHEPPRWMRAPVELLVLTCLVVGIFPAQSVGPLLAAAALPVVGGTLPEYSLAIWHGWNAPLIMSLIAMCGGIVLYLLLRKQLQRGRFPYPPLIERFNGKRLFEHGLVRLMLLARHLERLLTTRRLQTQLFMLVLAAFIAGLVPLLYSGLSWGDRPKIPGSGVFVALWLIAIACAIGAAYQAKYHRLAALIMVGVCGLMTCITFVWFSAPDLALTQLAVEVVTTVLILLGLRWLPRRIEGVSPLPGSQDRARLRRLRDLVLAVLVGGGMALLSYAMLTRPTPNDISSFYLSRALPQGGGTNVVNVMLVDFRGFDTLGEITVLVAVALTVFALLRRFRPPKESMQLPAQQRQLAPDVVTDLVNPRHATDTALGFMMVPAALVRLLLPIALLVSMYLFMRGHNQPGGGFVAGLVMSVAFILQYMVAGTQWVEAQMSLRPLRWMGTGLLCATLTGAGAMLLGYPFLTTHTAHLHLPLLGDVHVASALFFDIGVYTVVVGSTLLILTALAHQSVRAYRPGNPGKSSQAGAA, from the coding sequence ATGTCATTGATTGTGCTATTGCTTCTGCCCTTCGTGGGCAGTTGCCTGGCGGCTGTCCTGCCGCACAACGCACGTAACGCCGAGTCCATTCTCGCCGGGCTCGTGGCCCTGGTCGGCACCGTCCAGGTAGCGTTGCTGTACCCGCAAGTCGCCCACGGCGGGGTCATTCGCGAGGAGCTGCTATGGCTGCCCAGCCTGGGCATGAACCTGGTGCTGCGCATGGATGGCTTCGCCTGGCTGTTCAGCCTGCTGGTGCTGGGCATCGGCACCCTGGTGTCGTTGTACGCCCGCTACTACATGTCGCCACAAGACCCGGTGCCGCGGTTCTTCGCGTTCTTCCTGGCGTTCATGGGCGCCATGCTCGGCCTGGTGATCTCCGGCAACCTGATCCAGCTGGTGTTCTTCTGGGAGTTGACCAGCCTGTTCTCGTTCCTGCTGATCGGCTACTGGCACCACCGCGCCGACGCCCGCCGCGGTGCCTACATGGCCTTGATGGTCACGGGGGCCGGCGGCTTGTGCCTGCTGGTCGGGGCCCTGCTGCTCGGCCATGTGGTCGGCAGCTATGACCTGGACAAGGTCCTGGCTGCCGGCGACACCATCCGCCAGCATGCGCTGTACCCGGTGCTGCTGCCCCTGATCCTGCTCGGCGCGTTGAGTAAAAGCGCGCAATTTCCCTTCCAGTTCTGGCTGCCCCATGCCATGGCGGCGCCCACCCCCGTCTCGGCTTACCTGCACTCGGCGACCATGGTCAAGGCCGGGGTGTTCCTGCTCGCGCGCCTGTGGCCGGTGCTCTCGGGCAGCGAGGAATGGTTCTGGATCGTCGGCGGCGCCGGCGCCGCCACCTTGCTGCTCGGCGCCTTCGCCGCGATGTTCCAGAACGACCTCAAGGGCCTGCTGGCCTACTCGACCATCAGCCACCTGGGCCTGATCACCCTGCTGCTGGGCCTGAACAGTCCGCTGGCCGCCGTGGCCGCGGTGTTCCACATCCTCAACCACGCCACCTTCAAGGCCTCGCTGTTCATGGCCGCGGGGATCATCGACCACGAAAGCGGCACCCGCGACATCCGCCGCCTCAGCGGCCTGTTCCGACTGGTGCCGTTCACCGCCACCCTGGCCATGGTCGCCAGTGCCTCGATGGCCGGCGTGCCATTGATGAACGGCTTCCTGTCCAAGGAGATGTTCTTCGCCGAGACCGTGTTCATCAGCTCCACCGCCTGGGTCGAGGCCGCGCTGCCGGTGATCGCCACCCTGGCCGGGACCTTCAGCGTGGCCTACGCGCTGCGCTTCACGGTCGATGTGTTCTTCGGCCCGCCGGCCCAGGACTTGCCGCACACCCCCCACGAACCGCCGCGCTGGATGCGCGCACCGGTCGAGCTGCTGGTGCTCACCTGCCTGGTGGTCGGCATCTTCCCGGCACAATCGGTCGGCCCGCTACTGGCCGCCGCCGCCCTGCCGGTGGTGGGCGGCACCCTGCCCGAGTACAGCCTGGCCATCTGGCACGGCTGGAACGCCCCGCTGATCATGAGCCTGATCGCCATGTGCGGCGGCATCGTCCTCTACCTGCTGCTGCGCAAGCAGCTGCAACGCGGCCGCTTCCCCTACCCGCCGCTGATCGAGCGGTTCAACGGCAAGCGCCTGTTCGAACACGGCCTGGTCCGCCTGATGCTGCTGGCCCGTCACCTCGAACGGCTGCTGACCACCCGCCGCCTGCAGACCCAGCTGTTCATGCTGGTGCTGGCGGCCTTCATCGCCGGCCTGGTGCCGCTGCTGTACAGCGGCCTGAGCTGGGGCGACCGGCCGAAGATTCCTGGATCCGGCGTGTTCGTCGCGCTGTGGCTGATCGCCATTGCCTGCGCCATTGGCGCCGCCTACCAGGCCAAGTACCACCGCCTGGCGGCGCTGATCATGGTCGGCGTCTGCGGCCTGATGACCTGCATCACCTTCGTCTGGTTCTCCGCCCCCGACCTGGCCCTGACCCAGCTGGCGGTCGAGGTAGTGACCACCGTGCTGATCCTGCTCGGCCTGCGCTGGCTGCCACGGCGTATCGAAGGCGTCTCGCCGCTGCCCGGCAGCCAGGACCGCGCGCGCCTGCGGCGCCTGCGCGACCTGGTGCTGGCGGTGCTGGTGGGAGGCGGCATGGCGCTGTTGTCGTACGCCATGCTCACCCGCCCAACGCCGAACGACATCTCCTCGTTCTATCTCAGCCGCGCCCTGCCGCAAGGTGGCGGCACCAATGTGGTCAACGTGATGCTGGTGGACTTCCGCGGCTTCGACACCCTCGGCGAGATCACCGTGCTGGTGGCCGTGGCCCTGACCGTGTTCGCCCTGCTGCGCCGCTTCCGCCCACCCAAGGAGAGCATGCAGTTGCCAGCCCAGCAGCGGCAGCTGGCACCGGACGTGGTCACCGACCTGGTCAACCCGCGCCACGCAACCGACACCGCGCTGGGCTTCATGATGGTGCCGGCCGCGTTGGTGCGCCTGCTGCTGCCGATCGCCCTGCTGGTATCGATGTACCTGTTCATGCGCGGCCACAACCAGCCGGGCGGCGGCTTCGTCGCCGGCCTGGTGATGTCGGTGGCGTTCATCCTCCAGTACATGGTCGCCGGCACCCAGTGGGTCGAGGCACAGATGAGCCTGCGCCCACTGCGCTGGATGGGTACGGGCCTGCTCTGCGCCACCCTCACCGGCGCCGGGGCGATGCTGCTCGGCTACCCGTTCCTGACCACCCACACCGCCCACCTGCACCTGCCGCTGCTAGGTGACGTGCACGTGGCCAGCGCGCTGTTCTTCGACATCGGCGTGTACACCGTGGTGGTCGGCTCGACCCTGCTGATCCTCACCGCCCTGGCGCACCAGTCGGTACGCGCCTACCGCCCGGGCAATCCCGGCAAATCCAGCCAAGCAGGAGCCGCCTGA